One Phenylobacterium hankyongense DNA segment encodes these proteins:
- the xdhC gene encoding xanthine dehydrogenase accessory protein XdhC — protein MSEWIANALAAVKRGERLAMVTVVGAQGSTPREIGARMLVWPDRFTGTIGGGSLERQGLDQARRLLGQSRRRHALQDYPLGPLLGQCCGGHVRLLVEQVDADSLAWLEPAAAACAAREPFRLQAEFEGEDMRRSIQPTSPDAPADGPRTPIPEVRRLSELMQPARPKLVIFGAGHVAQAVARAFAPLPFDLEWLASREDLRPEADGAHAELMSEDDLEACLEAAPAGALYAIFTHSHDLDYRLTRAALARGDFGYLGLIGSRTKRARFESRLKADGVTADQLARLTCPIGIPGLNSKAPAVIAVALAAELLQLTQDTAA, from the coding sequence ATGTCTGAGTGGATCGCCAACGCCCTGGCGGCGGTGAAGCGCGGCGAGCGCCTGGCCATGGTCACCGTGGTCGGCGCGCAAGGCTCGACGCCGCGGGAGATCGGGGCGCGGATGCTGGTCTGGCCGGACCGTTTCACCGGCACCATCGGCGGCGGCTCGCTGGAGCGCCAGGGCCTCGACCAGGCCCGCCGGCTGCTGGGCCAGTCGCGGCGCCGCCACGCCCTGCAGGACTATCCGCTCGGCCCGCTGCTCGGCCAGTGCTGCGGCGGCCACGTGCGCCTGCTGGTGGAACAGGTGGACGCCGACAGCCTCGCGTGGCTGGAGCCGGCCGCGGCCGCCTGCGCCGCCCGCGAGCCGTTCCGCCTGCAAGCCGAATTCGAGGGCGAGGACATGCGCAGATCCATCCAGCCGACCTCTCCCGACGCGCCCGCCGATGGGCCGCGCACGCCGATCCCGGAGGTCCGCCGGCTCTCCGAGCTGATGCAGCCCGCGCGGCCCAAGCTGGTGATCTTCGGCGCCGGCCATGTGGCCCAGGCGGTGGCCCGCGCCTTCGCGCCCCTGCCCTTCGATCTGGAGTGGCTGGCGAGCCGCGAGGACCTGCGCCCCGAGGCCGACGGCGCCCACGCCGAGCTGATGAGCGAGGACGACCTGGAGGCCTGCCTCGAGGCCGCCCCGGCCGGCGCCCTCTACGCCATCTTCACCCACAGCCACGACCTCGACTACCGGCTGACCAGGGCGGCGCTCGCCCGCGGCGACTTCGGCTACCTGGGCCTGATCGGCTCGCGCACCAAGCGCGCCCGCTTCGAGAGCCGGCTGAAGGCCGACGGCGTGACGGCCGACCAGCTCGCCCGCCTCACCTGCCCGATCGGCATCCCCGGCCTGAACAGCAAGGCCCCGGCGGTGATCGCCGTGGCGCTGGCGGCCGAGCTCCTGCAACTGACGCAGGACACCGCCGCGTGA
- the xdhB gene encoding xanthine dehydrogenase molybdopterin binding subunit: MPDTGAPLKLSPSVHAPIAHDSAEKHVSGEARYIDDLPEPAGLLHLHVGQSARAHARIRRLDLSAVRAAPGVVCVLAAADVPGRNDISPIMGDDPMFPEGEVRFVGQPLFAVAAETLPKARAAAALAVVEYDDLPALLTIAAAREAGAVIEDSQTMRLGDAQAAIAAAPHSLAGQLAIGGQDHFYLEGQVALVIPGEDGDLHVWSSTQNPTETQHIIARTLGLRDNAVVVEVRRMGGGFGGKETQSIHYAAIAALAATKTGRPAKIRLDRDDDMAMTGKRHAFESRWQVGFDDDGKLRGAAFELASRCGHSADLSIAINDRAMFHADNAYCLQAAEIVSHRLRTNTVSDTAFRGFGGPQGMMGIERAMDAIALRLGKDPLDVRKANLYGVSGDRTPYGQTVTDAVAFELMDELERTCDYRGRRAVVAAWNAEHPWLKRGLALTPVKFGISFTANHLNQAGALVHVYTDGSIHLNHGGTEMGQGLNIKVAQVVADAFHVPLDSVKISATRTDKVPNTSATAASSGSDLNGMAAANAVRAIKDRLIAFASREFDTPAILIDFTPAGVRIGDQLMGFTELVRRAYFARVSLSATGYYRTPEIHYDRATHQGRPFYYFAYGAAASEVVIDTLTGENRVTRVDILHDAGRSLNPAVDAGQIEGGFIQGMGWLTTEELVFDDAGRLATHAPSTYKIPTAGDRPDAFNLAIWQRGENREATIHRSKAVGEPPLMLAISVFSALTDAVASVGGHRVMPDLDAPATPERILAAVEDVRRRAGDHV, encoded by the coding sequence ATGCCTGACACCGGCGCGCCCCTGAAGCTCTCCCCCAGCGTCCATGCGCCGATCGCGCACGACAGCGCCGAAAAGCACGTGTCCGGCGAGGCCCGCTACATCGACGACCTGCCCGAGCCCGCCGGCCTGCTGCACCTGCATGTGGGCCAGAGCGCCCGCGCCCACGCCCGCATCCGCCGCCTCGACCTCTCCGCCGTCCGCGCCGCGCCCGGCGTGGTCTGCGTGCTCGCCGCCGCCGACGTGCCGGGCCGGAACGACATCAGCCCGATCATGGGCGACGACCCGATGTTCCCCGAGGGCGAGGTCCGCTTCGTCGGCCAGCCGCTGTTCGCCGTCGCCGCCGAGACCCTGCCCAAGGCCCGCGCCGCCGCCGCCCTGGCCGTCGTCGAGTACGACGACCTGCCCGCCCTGCTGACCATCGCGGCGGCCCGCGAAGCCGGCGCGGTGATCGAGGACAGCCAGACCATGCGCCTGGGCGACGCGCAGGCCGCCATCGCCGCCGCTCCGCACAGCCTGGCCGGCCAGCTCGCGATCGGCGGCCAGGATCACTTCTATCTGGAGGGCCAGGTGGCGCTGGTCATCCCCGGCGAGGACGGCGACCTGCACGTCTGGTCCTCCACCCAGAACCCCACCGAGACCCAGCACATCATCGCCCGCACGCTCGGCCTGCGGGACAACGCCGTGGTCGTGGAGGTGCGCCGGATGGGCGGCGGGTTCGGCGGCAAGGAGACCCAGTCGATCCACTATGCGGCGATCGCCGCGCTGGCGGCGACGAAGACCGGCCGCCCGGCCAAGATCCGCCTCGACCGCGACGACGACATGGCGATGACCGGCAAGCGGCACGCCTTCGAGAGCCGCTGGCAGGTCGGCTTCGACGACGACGGCAAGCTGCGCGGCGCGGCCTTCGAACTGGCGTCGCGCTGCGGCCACTCCGCCGACCTCTCCATCGCCATCAACGACCGGGCGATGTTCCACGCCGACAACGCCTACTGCCTGCAGGCCGCGGAGATCGTCTCCCACCGCCTGCGCACCAACACCGTCTCCGACACCGCCTTCCGCGGCTTCGGCGGCCCGCAGGGGATGATGGGGATCGAGCGGGCGATGGACGCCATCGCGCTTCGCCTCGGCAAGGACCCGCTCGACGTCCGCAAGGCCAACCTCTACGGCGTTTCCGGCGACCGCACGCCCTATGGCCAGACCGTCACCGACGCCGTCGCCTTCGAGTTGATGGACGAGCTGGAACGCACCTGCGACTACCGCGGCCGCCGCGCCGTCGTCGCCGCCTGGAACGCCGAGCATCCCTGGCTGAAGCGCGGCCTGGCGCTCACCCCCGTGAAGTTCGGCATCTCCTTCACCGCCAACCACCTCAACCAGGCCGGCGCCCTGGTCCACGTCTACACCGACGGCTCCATCCACCTGAACCACGGCGGCACGGAGATGGGCCAGGGGCTGAACATCAAGGTCGCCCAGGTGGTCGCCGACGCCTTCCACGTGCCGCTCGACAGCGTGAAGATCAGCGCCACCCGCACCGACAAGGTGCCCAACACCTCCGCCACCGCCGCCTCCTCCGGCAGCGACCTGAACGGCATGGCCGCCGCCAACGCCGTGCGCGCCATCAAGGACCGGCTGATCGCCTTCGCCTCGCGCGAGTTCGACACCCCGGCGATCCTGATCGACTTCACCCCCGCCGGCGTCCGCATCGGCGACCAGCTGATGGGCTTCACCGAGCTGGTGCGGCGCGCCTATTTCGCCCGCGTCTCGCTGTCGGCCACCGGCTATTACCGGACGCCGGAGATCCACTACGACCGCGCCACCCACCAGGGCCGGCCGTTCTACTACTTCGCCTATGGGGCGGCGGCCTCGGAGGTGGTGATCGACACCCTGACCGGCGAGAACCGGGTCACCCGGGTCGACATCCTCCACGACGCCGGCCGCTCTCTGAACCCGGCGGTGGACGCCGGCCAGATCGAGGGCGGCTTCATCCAGGGCATGGGCTGGCTGACCACCGAGGAGCTGGTGTTCGACGACGCCGGCCGGCTCGCCACCCACGCGCCCTCGACCTACAAGATCCCCACCGCTGGGGACCGCCCCGACGCCTTCAACCTGGCGATCTGGCAGCGCGGCGAGAACCGCGAGGCGACCATCCACCGCTCCAAGGCGGTGGGCGAGCCGCCGCTGATGCTGGCGATCTCGGTCTTCTCCGCCCTCACCGACGCCGTCGCCAGCGTCGGCGGCCACAGGGTGATGCCCGACCTCGACGCGCCCGCCACGCCGGAGCGTATCCTGGCGGCGGTCGAGGACGTGCGACGCCGGGCAGGCGATCATGTCTGA
- the xdhA gene encoding xanthine dehydrogenase small subunit, which translates to MGRPVRFLLDGEVRELPDVDPTLTVLNLLRYDLRRTGTKEGCAEGDCGACTVVLGELEAARVRFRAVNACLLFAPMLDGRALFTVESLAREGALHPVQRAMVESHASQCGFCTPGIVMSLYAHQREGAATDTAGLKDALAGNLCRCTGYGPILAAGQAMGEDPEAGDTPALAQALAALQPSEPLAVEHHGRRFLAPRTTAELAQAVVDNPDATLLAGGTDVGLWVTKQHRTLTTLISLNEVAELRRIEDFGDALRIGAAVRYADAHAALAGLHPEFGELLRRLGGLQVRNLGTVCGNIANGSPIGDTPPAFIAAGATLHLRQGDTTRDLPLEAYFLAYGRQDRRPGEFVEAVTVLKPPPGRIFRIFKLSKRFDQDISAVCAGISIGVKDGAVTDARIAFGGMAATPKRAAACEAALAGRPWTRATVLAAATALAEDFQPISDMRASAGYRLQAAKNLLLKTFLESAAAAPTRVPEAQAVAHA; encoded by the coding sequence ATGGGACGCCCGGTCCGGTTCCTGCTGGATGGCGAGGTCCGCGAGCTCCCGGACGTCGACCCGACGCTGACCGTGCTGAACCTGCTGCGCTACGACCTGCGCCGCACCGGGACCAAGGAGGGCTGCGCCGAAGGCGACTGCGGCGCCTGCACCGTGGTGCTGGGCGAGCTGGAGGCCGCCCGCGTGCGGTTCCGGGCGGTGAACGCCTGCCTGCTGTTCGCGCCGATGCTCGATGGCCGGGCGCTGTTCACCGTGGAGAGCCTGGCGCGCGAGGGCGCCCTGCACCCGGTCCAGCGGGCGATGGTCGAGAGCCACGCCTCGCAGTGCGGCTTCTGCACGCCGGGGATCGTGATGTCGCTCTACGCCCACCAGCGGGAGGGCGCGGCCACCGACACCGCCGGCCTGAAGGACGCGCTGGCCGGCAACCTCTGCCGCTGCACCGGCTATGGCCCGATCCTGGCCGCCGGCCAGGCCATGGGCGAGGACCCCGAGGCCGGCGACACGCCCGCCCTGGCGCAGGCGCTGGCCGCCCTCCAGCCGAGCGAACCGCTGGCGGTCGAGCACCACGGCCGCCGCTTCCTCGCGCCGCGCACCACCGCAGAGCTGGCCCAAGCCGTCGTGGACAATCCCGACGCCACCCTGCTGGCTGGCGGCACCGACGTCGGCCTGTGGGTCACCAAGCAGCACCGCACCCTGACGACGCTGATCTCCCTCAACGAGGTCGCCGAGCTGCGCCGGATCGAGGACTTCGGCGACGCCCTGCGGATCGGGGCGGCGGTCCGCTACGCCGACGCCCATGCGGCCCTCGCCGGCCTGCACCCGGAGTTCGGCGAGCTGCTCCGCCGCCTGGGCGGGCTGCAGGTGCGCAACCTCGGCACGGTGTGCGGCAACATCGCCAACGGCTCGCCGATCGGCGACACCCCGCCGGCCTTCATCGCCGCCGGCGCCACCCTGCATCTGCGCCAGGGCGACACCACCCGCGACCTGCCGCTGGAGGCCTATTTCCTGGCCTACGGCCGCCAGGACCGCCGCCCCGGCGAGTTCGTCGAGGCGGTCACCGTGCTCAAGCCCCCGCCCGGCCGAATTTTCAGGATCTTCAAGCTTTCCAAGCGCTTCGACCAGGATATTTCAGCGGTTTGCGCGGGCATCTCGATCGGCGTCAAGGACGGCGCGGTGACCGACGCCCGCATCGCCTTCGGCGGCATGGCGGCGACGCCCAAGCGCGCCGCAGCCTGCGAAGCCGCCCTCGCCGGCCGGCCCTGGACCCGCGCCACCGTGCTCGCCGCCGCCACCGCCCTGGCCGAGGACTTCCAGCCGATCTCCGACATGCGCGCCTCCGCCGGCTACCGCCTGCAGGCCGCGAAAAACCTGCTGCTCAAGACCTTCCTGGAGAGCGCCGCGGCCGCGCCCACGCGCGTCCCGGAGGCGCAGGCGGTGGCCCATGCCTGA
- the uraH gene encoding hydroxyisourate hydrolase, whose translation MSGLTTHVLDTMHGRPAAGVAVRLLQAGRELVRTVTNADGRCDAPLLSGERLEASAYRLEFDVGAYFRGLGVNLPEPAFLETVALDFGVADPAAHYHVPLLVSPFAYSTYRGS comes from the coding sequence ATGAGCGGCCTCACGACCCACGTCCTGGACACCATGCACGGCCGCCCGGCGGCCGGGGTGGCGGTGCGCCTGCTGCAGGCCGGCCGCGAGCTGGTGCGCACGGTGACCAACGCCGATGGCCGCTGCGACGCGCCCCTGCTCTCCGGCGAGCGGCTGGAAGCGTCGGCCTATCGGCTGGAGTTCGACGTCGGCGCCTATTTCCGCGGCCTCGGCGTGAACCTGCCCGAGCCGGCCTTCCTGGAGACCGTGGCCCTCGACTTCGGCGTCGCCGACCCGGCTGCGCACTACCACGTGCCACTGCTGGTCAGCCCCTTCGCCTACTCCACCTATCGCGGCAGCTGA
- the puuE gene encoding allantoinase PuuE yields the protein MPSEPYPRDLIGYGPNPPHADWPGGARIAVQLVLNYEEGGEASILHGDAGAETFLSDLINPAPVVGARHMSMEQVYEYGARAGVWRLLRLFERLGVPVTVFGVAMAMERNPAVVEAFLQAGHEIASHGWRWINYQDASEDLEREHMARAIEIHTRLTGARPLGWYTGRTSPHTRRLVAEEGGFLYDADDYSDDLPFWTQVAGRPQLIVPYTLEANDMRFSGTGLNTGEQFWSYLKDAFDVLYAEGAERPKMMSVGLHCRIVGRPGKIAGLERFIRYALGHPDVWFCRRIDIARHWRDRHPPDAGPRVSAVR from the coding sequence ATGCCCTCCGAGCCCTATCCCCGAGACCTGATCGGCTACGGGCCCAATCCGCCGCATGCGGACTGGCCGGGCGGGGCGCGGATCGCCGTCCAGCTGGTGCTCAATTACGAGGAGGGCGGGGAGGCGAGCATCCTGCACGGCGACGCCGGCGCGGAGACCTTCCTGTCGGACTTGATCAACCCCGCGCCGGTGGTGGGCGCGCGGCACATGAGCATGGAGCAGGTCTACGAATACGGCGCCCGCGCCGGGGTCTGGCGGCTGCTGCGGCTGTTCGAGCGGCTGGGCGTGCCGGTCACCGTGTTCGGGGTGGCGATGGCCATGGAGCGCAATCCGGCGGTGGTGGAGGCCTTCCTGCAGGCCGGGCACGAGATCGCCAGCCACGGCTGGCGCTGGATCAACTACCAGGACGCTTCCGAGGACCTGGAGCGCGAGCACATGGCCCGCGCCATCGAGATCCACACCCGGCTGACCGGCGCGCGGCCGCTGGGTTGGTACACGGGCCGGACCAGCCCCCACACCCGCCGGCTGGTCGCGGAGGAGGGCGGCTTCCTCTACGACGCCGACGACTATTCCGACGACCTGCCGTTCTGGACGCAGGTCGCCGGGCGGCCGCAGCTGATCGTGCCCTACACGCTGGAGGCCAACGACATGCGCTTCTCCGGTACGGGGCTGAACACCGGCGAGCAGTTCTGGTCCTACCTGAAGGACGCCTTCGACGTGCTCTACGCCGAGGGCGCCGAGCGGCCGAAGATGATGAGCGTCGGCCTGCACTGCCGGATCGTCGGGCGGCCGGGGAAGATCGCGGGGCTGGAGCGGTTCATCCGCTATGCGCTGGGCCACCCGGACGTCTGGTTCTGCCGCCGCATCGACATCGCCCGGCACTGGCGCGATCGCCATCCCCCCGACGCGGGCCCTCGGGTCAGTGCGGTTCGATAG
- a CDS encoding slipin family protein yields MRTTSTVPAFLFLAISGLGLALAYGAYGGSGSWGSIWIAVAATALAVIVAAAVKVAAQWDRAVVLRLGRFRALQGPGLFVIIPIVDTIANWIDTRVITSTFKAEKTLTRDTVPVDVDAVLFWKVVDAQKAAVDVADYQSAISWAAQTALRDVIGKTMLSDMLEGREKISNDLRRIIDERTEPWGVNVISVELKDVLIPTGLENAMSMQAQAERERQARVILGDSERQIAEKFKAAARTYADDPTAFHLRAMNMLYEGLKTNSTIVVVPSAALESMQLGGIAGLTALGMARRPGAAEADGIPIEPH; encoded by the coding sequence ATGAGGACGACCAGCACTGTTCCCGCGTTCCTGTTCCTCGCCATCTCCGGCCTCGGCCTGGCGCTGGCCTATGGAGCCTATGGCGGCTCCGGCAGTTGGGGGAGCATCTGGATCGCGGTCGCCGCCACCGCCCTCGCGGTGATCGTCGCCGCCGCCGTCAAGGTCGCCGCCCAATGGGACCGGGCCGTGGTCCTGCGGCTCGGCCGCTTCCGGGCGCTGCAAGGGCCGGGACTGTTCGTGATCATCCCCATCGTCGACACCATCGCCAACTGGATCGACACCCGGGTCATCACCTCCACCTTCAAGGCCGAGAAGACCCTGACCCGCGACACCGTGCCGGTGGACGTCGACGCGGTGCTGTTCTGGAAGGTCGTCGACGCCCAGAAGGCGGCCGTCGACGTCGCTGACTATCAGAGCGCCATCAGCTGGGCCGCCCAGACCGCCCTGCGCGACGTCATCGGCAAGACCATGCTGTCGGACATGCTGGAGGGGCGCGAGAAGATCAGCAACGACCTGCGCAGGATCATCGACGAGCGCACCGAGCCCTGGGGCGTCAACGTCATCTCCGTGGAGCTTAAGGACGTGCTGATCCCCACGGGATTGGAGAACGCCATGTCGATGCAGGCTCAGGCCGAACGGGAGCGCCAGGCCCGGGTGATCCTGGGCGACTCCGAGCGCCAGATCGCCGAGAAGTTCAAGGCCGCCGCCCGGACCTATGCCGACGACCCCACGGCGTTCCACCTGCGCGCCATGAACATGCTCTACGAGGGCCTGAAGACCAATTCCACAATCGTGGTGGTGCCGAGCGCGGCCCTGGAATCCATGCAGCTCGGCGGGATCGCCGGGCTGACAGCCTTGGGGATGGCCCGACGGCCGGGCGCCGCGGAGGCCGACGGGATTCCTATCGAACCGCACTGA
- the uraD gene encoding 2-oxo-4-hydroxy-4-carboxy-5-ureidoimidazoline decarboxylase, which translates to MRPSELSGAEFIARFGGVYEASPWVAEAIWPLAKSGVLDSPEPLGREMRTVVDGASVEMRLALIRAHPQLASRARMADASVKEQAGAGLDQCSPEQFEAFQRLNAAYDARFGFPFIIAVKGLSRAEILAAFEARLANEPEAEFEGAIVQIHRIAAFRIADIFEDRAAV; encoded by the coding sequence ATGCGACCGAGTGAGCTTTCCGGGGCGGAATTCATCGCGCGGTTCGGCGGGGTCTACGAAGCCTCGCCATGGGTGGCCGAGGCCATCTGGCCGCTGGCCAAATCCGGTGTGCTCGACAGCCCGGAGCCGCTGGGGCGCGAGATGCGGACGGTGGTCGACGGCGCGTCGGTGGAGATGAGGCTGGCGCTGATCCGCGCACACCCGCAGCTGGCCAGCCGCGCCAGGATGGCCGACGCCTCGGTGAAGGAGCAGGCCGGGGCGGGGCTGGACCAGTGCTCGCCGGAGCAGTTCGAGGCCTTCCAGCGTCTGAACGCCGCCTATGACGCCCGCTTCGGCTTCCCCTTCATCATCGCGGTCAAGGGGCTGAGCCGCGCCGAGATCCTGGCCGCGTTCGAGGCCCGGCTCGCCAACGAGCCCGAGGCCGAGTTCGAGGGCGCCATCGTCCAGATCCACCGCATCGCGGCCTTCCGCATCGCCGACATCTTCGAGGATCGCGCCGCTGTTTGA
- the alc gene encoding allantoicase — MDLAQPRLGSKVVYATDDFFADKARLIAPAEPVFIPGKYDANGKWMDGWESRRKRVPGHDWCVVRLGVPGVVAGFEIDTRHFTGNYPPGAALEVCRSGETAPGDDAGWIKVTPRLDLKGDDRVYVPIEHPEPVTHVRLHIFPDGGVARLRVWGRVVPDFSKLGVDEVIDLLALANGGRGIIANDEHYGRVENLTAPGRGVHMGDGWETRRRREPGHDWAILELGAAGLIEAVTVDTAHFKGNYPNRCSIQATAAAQGSPQEVAEQAQNWPVLLPEVKLSGDHVHVFRDELASLGPVKFVRLNIYPDGGVSRLRLMGRLADA; from the coding sequence GTGGACCTGGCCCAGCCGCGGCTGGGCTCGAAGGTGGTCTACGCCACCGACGACTTCTTCGCCGACAAGGCGCGGCTGATCGCGCCCGCCGAGCCGGTGTTCATCCCCGGCAAATACGACGCCAACGGCAAGTGGATGGACGGCTGGGAGAGCCGCCGAAAGCGCGTGCCCGGCCACGACTGGTGCGTGGTCCGCCTGGGCGTGCCCGGCGTGGTCGCCGGCTTCGAGATCGACACCCGCCACTTCACCGGCAACTACCCGCCGGGCGCGGCGCTGGAGGTCTGCCGTTCGGGCGAGACCGCGCCCGGCGACGACGCCGGCTGGATCAAGGTCACGCCGCGGCTCGACCTGAAGGGCGACGACCGGGTCTACGTTCCGATCGAGCACCCCGAGCCCGTCACCCACGTGCGCCTGCATATCTTCCCGGACGGCGGCGTGGCGCGGCTGCGGGTGTGGGGGAGGGTGGTCCCGGACTTTTCAAAGCTGGGCGTCGACGAGGTCATCGACCTGCTGGCCCTGGCCAACGGCGGGCGCGGGATCATCGCCAACGACGAGCACTACGGCCGGGTCGAGAACCTCACCGCGCCGGGCCGCGGCGTCCACATGGGCGACGGCTGGGAGACGCGGCGCCGCCGTGAGCCGGGCCACGACTGGGCGATCCTGGAACTGGGCGCGGCCGGCCTGATCGAGGCGGTCACGGTCGATACGGCGCACTTCAAGGGCAACTATCCGAACCGCTGCTCGATCCAGGCCACGGCTGCGGCGCAGGGCTCGCCGCAGGAGGTCGCCGAGCAGGCGCAGAACTGGCCGGTGCTGCTGCCGGAGGTGAAGCTTTCCGGCGACCACGTCCACGTCTTCCGCGACGAGCTGGCGAGCCTCGGACCGGTGAAGTTCGTGCGGCTGAACATCTATCCCGACGGCGGCGTGAGCCGGCTGCGGCTGATGGGGCGTCTGGCGGACGCGTGA
- a CDS encoding GTP cyclohydrolase II has translation MSSNRTSHIRLTSHPGNGSASRFPIHWDAPTARERGPVIATPNSGADRNAVGAHGGAYSIYRALAISAGAMDPLVRPELHNTHPVVSIGPHPQWSEAGKIVSLDPWGHRVAEDFAPELAEGVDIRPTIAVTKARISLPEIADAIARGRLTVDGKIVHEGGDVAVTKAAIDPVWHLPGIAERFEVDETQLRRTLFEQTGGMYPELVTRPDIAVFLPPIGGITLYMFGDPAQLGDRRFTLTCRVHDECNGSDVFGSDICTCRPYLVHGIEESVAQAQAGGTGLIVYNRKEGRALGEVTKFLVYNARKRQPGGDQAATYFERTECVAGVQDARFQQLMPDIIHWLGIRRIDRFVSMSNMKYDALVKGGIEIGERVPIPDYLVPDDASVEMEAKKAAGYFTPEPAPTAADLAKVVGRDLKEF, from the coding sequence ATGTCCAGCAACAGGACATCGCATATCCGGCTCACCTCGCATCCCGGGAATGGCTCGGCGAGCCGCTTCCCCATCCATTGGGATGCGCCGACGGCGCGCGAGCGCGGCCCGGTCATCGCCACGCCGAACTCCGGCGCGGACCGCAATGCCGTGGGCGCGCACGGCGGCGCCTATTCAATCTATCGCGCGCTGGCGATCTCCGCCGGCGCCATGGACCCGCTGGTCCGGCCGGAACTGCACAACACCCATCCGGTGGTCTCGATCGGGCCGCACCCGCAGTGGAGCGAGGCCGGCAAGATCGTCTCGCTCGACCCCTGGGGCCACCGGGTGGCCGAAGACTTCGCCCCGGAGTTGGCCGAGGGCGTCGACATCCGCCCGACCATCGCGGTCACCAAGGCGCGCATCAGCCTGCCGGAAATCGCCGACGCCATCGCCAGGGGGCGGCTGACGGTCGACGGCAAGATCGTCCACGAGGGCGGCGACGTGGCGGTGACCAAGGCCGCCATCGATCCGGTCTGGCACCTGCCGGGCATCGCCGAGCGGTTCGAGGTCGACGAGACCCAGCTGCGGCGCACCCTGTTCGAGCAGACCGGCGGCATGTACCCGGAGCTGGTCACCCGGCCCGACATCGCGGTCTTCCTGCCGCCGATCGGCGGGATCACCCTCTACATGTTCGGCGACCCGGCGCAGCTCGGCGATAGGCGCTTCACGCTCACCTGCCGGGTGCACGACGAGTGCAACGGCTCCGACGTCTTCGGCTCCGACATCTGCACCTGCCGGCCCTATCTGGTCCACGGCATCGAGGAGAGCGTCGCCCAGGCGCAGGCCGGCGGCACGGGGCTGATCGTCTACAACCGCAAGGAGGGCCGGGCGCTCGGCGAGGTGACCAAGTTCCTGGTCTACAACGCCCGCAAGCGCCAGCCCGGCGGCGACCAGGCGGCGACCTATTTCGAGCGCACCGAGTGCGTCGCCGGCGTGCAGGATGCGCGCTTCCAGCAGCTGATGCCGGACATCATCCACTGGCTGGGCATCCGCCGGATCGACCGCTTCGTGTCGATGTCCAACATGAAGTACGACGCCCTGGTGAAGGGCGGCATCGAGATCGGCGAGCGCGTGCCGATCCCGGATTACCTGGTCCCCGACGACGCCTCGGTGGAGATGGAGGCCAAGAAGGCCGCCGGCTACTTCACGCCGGAACCGGCCCCGACCGCCGCGGACCTGGCCAAGGTGGTCGGCCGCGACCTCAAGGAATTCTGA